A single region of the Mycoplasma mycoides subsp. mycoides SC str. PG1 genome encodes:
- a CDS encoding BspA family leucine-rich repeat surface protein: MTNIDKWDTKNIISLKNMFYSAKSFNQNISSWNISNVVNMSAMFFEAEKFNQPIGNWNVSKVTDMDFLFDGAITFNQNINDWKTDSLTDLTYTFRSAISFNQPLNNWNVSKVKSMDGMFTEATSFNQDINLWNTNNVESMNGMFSSPDKFNQNLSSWDVKKVGNAQNFTNALKSVMTKDKLPKFNQKYSDDKYFMVVKK; the protein is encoded by the coding sequence ATCACTAATATTGACAAATGAGATACTAAAAACATTATTTCTTTAAAAAACATGTTTTATTCAGCAAAAAGTTTTAATCAAAATATTTCTAGTTGAAATATTTCTAATGTTGTAAATATGTCAGCTATGTTTTTTGAAGCTGAAAAATTTAATCAACCAATAGGTAACTGAAATGTTTCGAAGGTTACTGATATGGATTTTTTGTTTGATGGAGCAATAACATTTAATCAAAATATAAATGATTGGAAGACTGATAGTTTAACAGATCTAACTTATACTTTTAGAAGCGCTATAAGTTTTAATCAGCCATTGAATAATTGAAATGTTTCAAAAGTTAAAAGTATGGATGGTATGTTTACTGAAGCTACTAGTTTTAATCAAGATATTAATTTGTGAAATACAAATAATGTTGAATCGATGAATGGAATGTTTTCTTCACCAGATAAATTCAATCAAAATTTAAGTTCTTGAGATGTTAAAAAAGTTGGAAATGCTCAAAATTTTACAAATGCTTTAAAATCAGTTATGACTAAAGATAAACTTCCAAAATTTAATCAAAAGTACTCAGATGATAAATATTTTATGGTAGTTAAAAAATAA
- a CDS encoding tetraspanin family protein has translation MKTSFKNNRPKRHYIYNDIFKKANLIIQILSAIFMLLATIGFMFGIVGITLGTVVNTTNIKLNTISGISLLVISSYVFLMCAISLCLSVISNYHKTTIYLEILAIFSIVSIVCMIGGFLIIFSSNKYKDEQEKNTDNQLENQIDNKQKTESKEQDQIKNQTNNQSKDQFISNINQTDNPKQQIVADHYHANISRINSNQINNQKLEQAKRNEKYQQVKRTYQLVKEHKLSEDKLQSIFNSDPEFKQMYDELKK, from the coding sequence ATGAAAACTAGTTTTAAAAATAATCGTCCTAAAAGACATTATATATATAATGATATTTTTAAAAAAGCTAATTTAATTATTCAAATATTAAGTGCTATATTTATGCTATTAGCAACTATTGGGTTTATGTTTGGAATAGTTGGGATTACTTTAGGAACTGTTGTTAATACTACAAATATTAAATTAAATACAATTAGTGGAATTAGTTTATTAGTAATTAGTAGTTATGTGTTTTTAATGTGTGCTATTAGTTTGTGTTTATCAGTTATTAGTAATTATCATAAAACAACAATTTATTTAGAAATTCTAGCTATTTTTAGTATAGTTTCAATAGTATGTATGATTGGTGGATTTTTAATTATTTTTAGTAGTAATAAATATAAAGATGAACAAGAAAAAAACACTGATAATCAATTAGAAAATCAAATTGATAATAAACAAAAAACTGAATCTAAAGAACAAGATCAAATTAAAAATCAAACTAATAATCAGTCTAAAGATCAATTTATATCTAATATAAATCAAACTGATAATCCAAAGCAACAAATAGTTGCAGATCATTATCATGCAAATATAAGTAGAATAAATAGTAATCAAATTAATAATCAAAAATTAGAACAAGCTAAAAGAAATGAAAAATACCAACAAGTAAAAAGAACTTATCAATTAGTAAAAGAACATAAATTAAGTGAAGATAAATTACAATCAATTTTTAATTCTGATCCTGAATTTAAACAAATGTATGATGAGTTAAAAAAATAA
- a CDS encoding bifunctional 5,10-methylenetetrahydrofolate dehydrogenase/5,10-methenyltetrahydrofolate cyclohydrolase, producing the protein MKKQIDTYLNKNYKKPKLAVILIGNDPASELYVSNKIKACNLVGIESVLLRFGQNITSEMLSDQINQLNNDNSVDAILLQLPLPKHLDEQEFLQAIDPLKDVDGFHYINQGKMLEGYDTIYPCTPIGIINLLKAYNIDVRSKDITIIGTSNIVGKPLAIMLSNMGATISMCNKNTKSLKKYTKRSDIVISTTGKQALIKKDMIKKNAIVIDVGIIKDPITNKIVGDVDFENVKELCSYITPVPGGVGPMTVSMLLENTFKLYKLHIKENYEN; encoded by the coding sequence TTAAAAAAACAAATTGACACATATTTAAATAAAAACTATAAAAAACCTAAATTAGCTGTAATTTTAATTGGAAATGATCCAGCAAGTGAATTATATGTTTCAAATAAAATAAAAGCTTGTAACTTAGTAGGAATTGAATCAGTGTTATTAAGATTTGGTCAAAATATCACTAGTGAAATGTTATCTGATCAAATTAATCAATTAAATAATGATAATAGTGTTGATGCAATTTTATTACAATTACCATTACCAAAACATTTAGATGAACAAGAGTTTTTACAAGCAATCGATCCTTTAAAAGATGTAGATGGGTTTCACTATATTAATCAAGGAAAAATGTTAGAAGGTTATGATACTATTTATCCTTGTACACCAATTGGAATTATTAATTTATTAAAAGCTTATAATATTGATGTTAGATCAAAAGATATAACTATTATTGGAACTTCAAATATTGTTGGAAAACCTTTAGCAATAATGTTATCTAATATGGGTGCAACAATTAGTATGTGTAATAAAAATACAAAGAGTTTAAAAAAATATACTAAAAGATCTGATATAGTAATTTCAACTACTGGAAAACAAGCACTTATTAAAAAAGATATGATTAAAAAAAATGCTATTGTAATTGATGTTGGAATTATAAAAGATCCAATTACTAATAAAATAGTTGGTGATGTTGATTTTGAAAATGTTAAAGAACTTTGTTCATATATTACTCCAGTTCCAGGTGGTGTTGGACCTATGACTGTTAGTATGTTATTAGAAAATACATTCAAATTATACAAACTACATATAAAGGAAAATTATGAAAACTAG
- a CDS encoding potassium transporter TrkG, protein MFFKKKNNKKHKLKFTSRLFKKTSNFNEEKYKFFRLVKDIWPLSKTSGKIFLIYVAIILLGGLLLSIPNFSLTKSGSKYNWDFLTGIFIASSGFSDTGLTVLDVSHSYTFWGQFILLLLIEFGGIGVLTFKIVLFLIINKKISISDTIVAQSERGSATTSLTIVLIKDGFIWLTSVQVISAFILFFLFFFNQPSNNPNLEVVSPYHDFWKSLWFAVFHSTSAVNNAGFDIISPNSLQPYNVDNHRVYAIQVIFMLEWIIGGLGYPTFHDIKRKLKAIKTKEKINFSLFTKINFWVYLVLFIFGPLVVFATEYSNYNHSLIFHYYDENFTVLNAKSNIVVFMDILFNTTASRNAGFSTIDISTFNSGSKAILSILMFIGSAPSSTAGGIRTTTFGILLLSTFKIIKNQKFTSAFRKTIPSETVNRSYAAFFISTFLIFVALFIIYVDSNSVFHTLKNHNSASINTILLITSAFGTVGLSPLAHFQMYQLGVVTKISIILIMFIGQLGVSNTLLIFLKPARDKAYKYLEEDITIG, encoded by the coding sequence ATGTTTTTTAAGAAAAAAAATAATAAAAAACACAAGCTAAAATTCACCTCAAGACTTTTTAAAAAAACTTCAAATTTTAATGAAGAAAAGTATAAATTTTTCCGACTAGTTAAAGATATTTGACCACTTTCTAAAACTTCAGGAAAGATTTTTTTAATTTATGTAGCTATTATTTTATTAGGAGGGTTATTATTATCAATTCCTAACTTTTCACTAACTAAAAGTGGATCTAAATATAATTGAGATTTTTTAACTGGAATATTTATTGCTTCATCTGGATTTAGTGATACTGGTTTAACTGTTTTAGATGTTTCTCATTCTTATACTTTTTGAGGTCAGTTTATTTTATTATTACTAATTGAATTTGGTGGAATTGGTGTTTTAACTTTTAAAATTGTTTTATTTTTAATTATTAATAAAAAAATCTCAATTTCAGATACTATTGTTGCTCAATCTGAAAGAGGAAGTGCTACAACTAGTTTAACTATTGTTCTAATTAAAGATGGGTTTATTTGACTAACTTCAGTTCAAGTGATTTCAGCTTTTATTTTATTCTTTTTATTCTTTTTTAATCAACCTTCAAATAATCCAAATTTAGAAGTGGTTTCACCATATCATGATTTTTGAAAGTCTTTATGATTTGCTGTTTTTCATTCTACAAGTGCTGTAAATAATGCTGGGTTTGATATTATTTCACCAAACTCATTACAACCATATAATGTAGATAATCATAGAGTTTATGCTATTCAAGTAATTTTTATGCTTGAGTGAATAATTGGTGGATTAGGTTATCCTACTTTTCATGATATTAAACGTAAACTAAAAGCTATAAAAACTAAAGAAAAAATTAATTTTAGTTTATTTACAAAAATTAATTTCTGAGTGTATTTAGTATTATTTATCTTTGGTCCTTTAGTTGTTTTTGCAACAGAATATTCAAATTACAATCATTCATTAATTTTTCATTATTATGATGAAAACTTTACTGTTTTAAATGCTAAATCTAATATTGTTGTTTTTATGGATATTTTATTTAATACAACAGCTTCAAGAAATGCTGGGTTTTCAACAATTGATATTTCAACTTTTAATTCAGGATCAAAAGCTATATTATCAATTTTAATGTTTATTGGATCAGCACCAAGTTCAACTGCTGGAGGAATTAGAACTACAACTTTTGGAATACTGCTTTTATCAACCTTTAAAATTATTAAAAACCAAAAATTCACAAGTGCTTTTAGAAAAACTATACCTAGTGAAACTGTTAATAGAAGTTATGCAGCATTCTTTATTTCAACATTTTTAATTTTTGTTGCTTTATTTATTATTTATGTTGATTCAAATAGTGTCTTTCATACTTTAAAAAACCATAACAGTGCTTCAATTAATACTATTTTATTAATTACTAGTGCATTTGGGACTGTTGGATTATCTCCATTAGCTCATTTTCAAATGTATCAATTAGGAGTTGTTACTAAAATATCAATTATTTTAATTATGTTTATTGGTCAATTAGGAGTTTCAAATACTTTATTAATCTTTTTAAAACCTGCAAGAGATAAAGCTTATAAATATCTTGAAGAAGATATAACTATAGGATAG
- a CDS encoding potassium channel family protein — MAKKQNFAIIGVSNFTLSVIETLVQKRQSVTVFDIDERRLNLYLSEFDTVEGIVIDTTNKVALAKKGIQSYDWVIVGIENELESSLVTVLNLLDLKCTNITVKAKDDNYRRVLLALGLTENQIIVPNKIAGEITATRVIFNIDFDIEVHSIDDEFISSTLEVKNPDLFNKNIQQVGLSTNKDFNIIQIRRKGKILLPDDYTELKEGDHIVVFARTTIINSLAEKIQGMIDEETDPNLLTEE, encoded by the coding sequence ATGGCAAAAAAACAAAACTTTGCAATCATTGGTGTTTCTAACTTTACTTTATCTGTTATTGAAACTTTAGTACAAAAAAGACAATCTGTAACTGTTTTTGATATTGATGAAAGACGTTTAAATTTATATTTATCTGAATTTGATACAGTTGAAGGAATTGTAATTGATACAACTAATAAAGTAGCTCTAGCAAAAAAAGGAATTCAATCATATGATTGAGTGATTGTTGGAATTGAAAATGAATTAGAATCATCACTAGTAACAGTTTTAAACTTATTAGATTTAAAATGTACTAATATTACAGTTAAAGCAAAAGATGATAATTATAGAAGAGTTTTACTAGCTTTAGGTTTAACTGAAAACCAAATTATTGTTCCTAATAAAATTGCTGGAGAAATTACAGCTACTAGAGTAATTTTTAATATTGATTTTGATATTGAAGTGCATTCAATTGATGATGAATTTATCTCTTCAACTTTAGAAGTTAAAAACCCTGATTTATTTAATAAAAATATTCAACAAGTTGGTTTATCAACAAATAAAGATTTTAATATTATTCAAATTAGAAGAAAAGGTAAGATCTTATTACCAGATGATTATACAGAATTAAAAGAAGGAGATCATATTGTAGTTTTTGCAAGAACTACTATTATTAACAGTTTAGCTGAAAAAATTCAAGGTATGATTGATGAAGAAACTGATCCAAACCTTTTAACTGAAGAATAA
- the gatB gene encoding Asp-tRNA(Asn)/Glu-tRNA(Gln) amidotransferase subunit GatB — translation MQNFEIIIGVENHVELKTNSKMFSPSKVSYGQTPNTLANEIDLAYPGTLPSVNKKGVELAILACNALNMQIDTLLTFDRKNYFYPDLTKGFQITQQFNPIGKNGSLEIILENGNKKVIEIERLHIEEDTAKQVHKDNLTYLDYNRSGVGLIEIVTKPVLRSAEEACLYVEKLREILLFLNVSDVKMNEGSLRTDLNISLRPYGSDKFSNKVEIKNLNSISNIKKAVEFEINRQKEILLKNQIVEQQTRRFDDQTSSTILMRSKIDSIDYRYFREPNIFPIQLDQKWVDQIISNSPELADQKRIRYVNELGLTSEDANIILTSLEMTNFFEKTIKLTTNYNKVAKMLISEIQAKLNLENKTIDQIKLSPENLASVINLIDKNIISSKQTKVVMPIILDSNTETVEQIVERLNLKLITNKDEISKLLVNIINQNKELLNQYSTRPERVIKTIMGQLMKQTNGNVDPEIANEIVIKEIEKNL, via the coding sequence ATGCAAAATTTTGAAATTATTATTGGAGTTGAAAACCATGTTGAATTAAAAACTAATTCAAAAATGTTTTCACCAAGTAAAGTTAGTTACGGACAAACTCCAAATACTTTAGCAAATGAAATTGATTTAGCTTATCCTGGAACTTTACCAAGTGTTAATAAAAAAGGAGTAGAGTTAGCTATTTTAGCATGTAATGCTTTAAATATGCAAATTGATACTTTATTAACTTTTGATCGTAAAAACTATTTTTATCCAGATTTAACTAAAGGCTTTCAAATCACTCAACAATTTAATCCAATTGGAAAAAATGGTAGTTTAGAAATAATTTTAGAAAATGGAAATAAAAAAGTAATTGAAATTGAACGTTTGCATATTGAAGAAGATACTGCAAAACAAGTGCATAAAGATAATTTAACTTATCTTGACTATAATAGATCTGGTGTTGGATTAATTGAAATTGTTACAAAACCAGTATTAAGAAGTGCTGAAGAAGCTTGTTTATATGTTGAAAAGCTTAGAGAAATTTTATTATTTTTAAATGTTAGTGATGTAAAAATGAATGAAGGTTCACTAAGAACTGATTTAAATATTTCTTTAAGACCTTATGGTAGTGATAAATTTTCAAATAAGGTTGAAATCAAAAACTTAAACTCTATTTCAAATATTAAAAAAGCTGTTGAATTTGAAATTAATAGACAAAAAGAAATTTTATTAAAAAATCAAATTGTTGAACAACAAACAAGAAGATTTGATGATCAAACTAGTTCAACTATTTTAATGAGAAGTAAGATTGATAGTATTGATTATAGATATTTTAGAGAACCAAACATTTTTCCAATTCAACTAGATCAAAAATGAGTTGATCAAATTATTTCAAATTCTCCTGAACTAGCAGATCAAAAACGTATTAGATATGTAAATGAATTAGGTTTAACTAGTGAAGATGCTAATATTATTTTAACTAGTTTAGAAATGACTAATTTTTTTGAAAAAACTATTAAATTAACTACTAATTATAATAAAGTAGCTAAAATGTTGATTTCAGAAATTCAAGCTAAATTAAATTTAGAAAATAAAACTATAGATCAAATTAAACTAAGCCCAGAAAATTTAGCTAGTGTAATTAATTTAATTGATAAAAATATTATTTCATCAAAACAAACAAAAGTAGTTATGCCAATTATATTAGATTCAAATACTGAAACTGTTGAACAAATTGTTGAAAGATTAAATCTAAAATTAATTACAAATAAAGATGAAATTTCAAAATTATTAGTAAATATTATTAATCAAAATAAAGAGTTATTAAACCAATATTCTACTCGTCCTGAAAGAGTTATTAAAACAATTATGGGTCAGTTAATGAAACAAACTAATGGTAATGTTGATCCTGAAATTGCAAATGAAATTGTAATTAAAGAAATTGAAAAGAATTTATAA
- a CDS encoding amidase family protein, producing MQDYRKKSIFEIHKDLVDKKYTVLDLTKEVLKNLKYELDSNAINYLAEIHALKQAKKIEENFDSNNLLSGIPYICKDNFSTKDIPTTASSKILENYIPNYSAALVDSLDKNQSILVGKSALDELGMGGTGLLSCNGKIANPWDKNRIVGGSSSGSAYLVAKGLVPFATGTDTGDSIRKPASYNGIVGFKPTYGVISRYGLLPYAPSLDTAGFFTKNVDDMAVLCDASYDNDTRDFSSTTADHVDFLKQINDFSNIKTFGYISSVIESLDQEHKTHYYNLFETLKNKGYQIKALDFRQDLLDAALPVYLMIANSESVSTNSCLDGIKYGKRVDGNDYSEIMINSRTQGFGEIVRRRFAIGSLVLKGENQKKYLVQAKKVRTLINRDFNNLFEQVDVLLLPASPSIAPLIEEITNPNKKSQEKDFIENILVLANFTGSPSITIPFFKTKNMPVGINITTKVKTDLLTLQAAKLLENIIGIKNQIVED from the coding sequence ATGCAAGACTATAGAAAAAAAAGTATTTTTGAAATTCACAAAGATTTAGTAGATAAAAAATATACTGTTTTAGATCTAACTAAAGAAGTATTAAAGAATTTAAAATACGAACTAGATTCTAATGCGATTAATTATTTAGCTGAAATTCATGCACTAAAACAAGCTAAAAAAATTGAAGAAAATTTTGACAGTAATAATTTATTATCTGGAATACCATACATTTGTAAAGATAATTTTTCAACAAAAGATATTCCAACTACTGCTTCATCAAAAATACTAGAAAATTATATTCCAAACTATTCAGCTGCCTTAGTTGATTCACTAGATAAAAATCAATCTATATTAGTTGGAAAATCTGCTTTAGATGAACTTGGAATGGGTGGAACTGGGTTATTATCATGTAATGGTAAAATTGCAAATCCATGAGATAAAAATCGTATAGTTGGTGGTTCTAGTTCTGGGTCTGCTTATTTAGTAGCTAAAGGATTAGTTCCATTTGCAACAGGAACTGATACTGGCGATTCAATTAGAAAACCAGCTAGTTATAATGGAATAGTTGGGTTTAAGCCAACTTATGGAGTAATTTCAAGATATGGATTATTACCATATGCTCCAAGTTTAGATACAGCTGGATTTTTTACAAAAAATGTAGATGATATGGCAGTTTTATGTGATGCTAGTTATGATAATGATACTAGAGATTTTTCATCAACAACAGCTGATCATGTTGACTTTTTAAAACAAATAAATGATTTTTCAAATATTAAAACTTTTGGATATATTAGTTCAGTAATTGAAAGTTTAGATCAAGAACATAAAACTCATTACTATAATTTATTTGAAACATTAAAAAATAAAGGTTATCAAATTAAAGCTTTAGATTTTAGACAAGATTTATTAGATGCAGCTTTACCTGTTTATTTAATGATCGCAAATAGTGAAAGTGTTTCAACTAATTCTTGTTTAGATGGAATTAAATATGGAAAAAGAGTGGATGGAAATGATTATAGTGAAATTATGATCAATTCAAGAACTCAAGGTTTTGGTGAAATTGTTAGACGTAGATTTGCAATTGGTTCACTAGTTTTAAAAGGTGAAAATCAAAAAAAATATTTAGTACAAGCTAAAAAAGTTAGAACTTTAATTAATCGTGATTTTAATAATTTATTTGAACAAGTTGATGTTTTATTATTACCAGCATCACCATCTATTGCCCCATTAATAGAAGAAATTACTAATCCAAATAAAAAATCTCAAGAAAAAGATTTTATTGAAAATATTTTAGTTTTAGCTAATTTTACAGGTAGTCCTTCAATTACTATTCCATTTTTTAAAACTAAAAATATGCCAGTTGGAATTAATATTACAACAAAAGTTAAAACAGATTTATTAACATTGCAAGCAGCTAAATTATTAGAAAATATTATTGGAATTAAAAACCAAATTGTTGAGGACTAG
- the gatC gene encoding Asp-tRNA(Asn)/Glu-tRNA(Gln) amidotransferase subunit GatC encodes MSNRFNKEFWKELAHDFMFELNDEDLENLMSVEDKLFDDFKKITSIDTTDVEPTFYTVNQIHSYLRDDEPIQTNCQKEILENAPTKHDDYITIARVVK; translated from the coding sequence ATGTCAAATAGATTTAATAAAGAGTTTTGAAAAGAATTAGCTCATGATTTTATGTTTGAATTAAATGATGAAGATCTTGAAAACTTAATGAGTGTTGAAGACAAACTTTTTGATGATTTTAAAAAAATCACTAGTATTGATACAACAGATGTTGAACCAACTTTTTATACAGTTAATCAAATTCATTCATATTTAAGAGATGATGAACCAATACAAACTAATTGTCAAAAAGAAATTTTAGAAAATGCGCCAACTAAACATGATGATTACATCACAATAGCAAGGGTGGTCAAATAA
- the ligA gene encoding NAD-dependent DNA ligase LigA, whose amino-acid sequence MSKDKALLRINQLKEQLNLWSKQYYVDDNPSVDDTEYDLALKELISLETLYPELITSDSPSQKVGGMVSEKFLKITHKTPMLSLGNVFSFDEFLDFNTQISKISNTLDNQYVAELKIDGLSISLVYENGSLVSAATRGNGVVGEDVTINARTIKSIPLKISKKERVEVRGEIYLSKAEFEKINQKRLLNNEDLFINPRNAAAGTLRQLDSKIVASRNLDAFLYYYISDDSNNLTQYQSILKLNELGFKTNKETMLCKNLDEIKAYIDKYTNLKNDLDYQIDGIVFKINDKNLQNSLGFTSKIPKWAIAYKFPAEIKQTKLLDIFATVGRTGKITYNAKLEPVFLMGAKISAATLNNAEYIKTKDLRINSIVKIKKAGDVIPEVIEAIKDEDFYKLEKFKPALYCPNCHSLLEKNENEVDQFCINSSCSMKILRSLQHFSSREAMNIVSLGDRSLEILFNLKIIQNISDIYKLEEYKDQILAIDNFGLKSYLNLIDSINMSKNNSLEKVLFGLGIRHIGSKTAKILARKYQNIDNLMSASYDELIQINSIGESLALSIIDWFKIEDNLKLIDELKSFNINFNYLGAKINSDSIIANKSFVITGTLTRPREEFKTLIENNAGKVIGSISKQTDYLLAGNNVGSKLEKAKKLGVKIIDEQQFFDLLKSEKG is encoded by the coding sequence ATGTCAAAAGATAAAGCTTTATTAAGAATTAATCAATTAAAAGAACAATTGAACTTATGATCAAAACAATATTATGTTGATGATAATCCAAGTGTTGATGATACAGAGTATGATCTAGCTTTAAAAGAATTAATTAGTTTAGAAACTTTATATCCAGAATTAATTACAAGTGATTCACCAAGTCAAAAAGTTGGTGGAATGGTTAGTGAAAAGTTTTTAAAAATCACTCATAAAACACCAATGCTAAGTTTAGGCAATGTTTTTAGTTTTGATGAGTTTTTAGATTTTAATACTCAAATAAGTAAAATTTCAAATACTTTAGATAATCAATATGTTGCTGAATTAAAAATTGATGGTTTATCAATTTCATTAGTTTATGAAAATGGAAGTTTAGTTTCAGCTGCAACTAGAGGTAATGGTGTTGTTGGTGAAGATGTTACTATTAATGCAAGAACGATTAAATCAATTCCTTTAAAAATTAGTAAAAAAGAACGTGTTGAAGTTAGAGGAGAAATTTATTTATCTAAAGCTGAATTTGAAAAAATTAATCAAAAAAGATTGTTAAATAATGAAGATCTATTTATAAATCCTAGAAATGCAGCTGCAGGTACTTTAAGACAGTTAGATTCAAAAATAGTTGCAAGTAGAAATTTAGATGCTTTTTTATATTATTACATTAGTGATGATTCAAATAATTTAACTCAATATCAATCAATTTTAAAATTAAATGAATTAGGTTTTAAAACTAATAAAGAAACAATGTTATGTAAAAATTTAGATGAAATTAAAGCATATATTGATAAATATACTAATTTAAAAAATGATTTAGATTATCAAATTGATGGAATTGTTTTTAAAATTAATGATAAAAATTTACAAAACAGTTTAGGATTTACTAGTAAGATTCCAAAATGAGCAATTGCTTATAAGTTTCCAGCTGAAATCAAACAAACTAAACTTTTAGATATATTTGCAACAGTTGGAAGAACTGGAAAAATTACTTATAATGCTAAATTAGAACCTGTTTTTTTAATGGGAGCTAAAATTAGTGCTGCTACTTTAAATAATGCAGAATATATTAAAACAAAAGATTTAAGAATTAATAGTATAGTTAAAATAAAAAAAGCTGGAGATGTTATTCCAGAAGTTATTGAAGCTATTAAAGATGAAGATTTTTATAAATTAGAAAAATTTAAACCTGCATTATATTGTCCAAATTGTCATTCTTTATTAGAAAAAAATGAAAATGAAGTTGATCAGTTTTGTATAAATTCTTCTTGTTCTATGAAAATATTAAGATCATTACAACATTTTAGTAGCAGAGAAGCTATGAATATTGTAAGTTTAGGAGATAGAAGTTTAGAGATTTTATTTAATCTAAAAATTATTCAAAATATTTCAGATATTTATAAATTAGAAGAATATAAAGATCAAATTTTAGCAATTGATAACTTTGGTTTAAAAAGTTATTTAAATTTAATTGATTCAATTAATATGTCTAAAAATAATTCTTTAGAAAAAGTTTTATTTGGTTTAGGAATTAGACATATTGGAAGTAAAACTGCAAAAATTTTAGCTAGAAAATATCAAAATATAGATAATTTAATGAGTGCTAGTTATGATGAATTAATTCAAATAAATTCAATTGGAGAATCATTAGCTTTATCTATTATTGATTGATTTAAAATAGAAGATAATTTAAAACTAATTGATGAGTTAAAATCATTTAACATTAATTTTAATTATTTGGGAGCAAAAATTAATTCTGATTCAATAATTGCTAATAAATCATTTGTAATTACTGGAACTTTAACAAGGCCAAGAGAAGAATTTAAAACACTAATTGAAAATAATGCAGGTAAAGTAATTGGATCTATTTCTAAACAAACTGACTATTTATTAGCTGGTAATAATGTAGGTTCTAAACTAGAAAAAGCAAAAAAACTAGGTGTTAAAATTATAGATGAACAACAATTTTTTGATTTATTAAAATCAGAGAAAGGATAA
- a CDS encoding RluA family pseudouridine synthase translates to MTKFVVNKNDQNQTLFKFLKKTFKTTPISVIYKWIRNKSIKINSKRISDKNYLLKVNDIIEVYDSNKPIIRDQFNYISNVNLDIIYEDNNILIVNKPNNLEMHSTYNLCLDDMVKSYLVDKKEYDIYLENSFVISHVHRLDKLTSGLVIYAKNKISSTILTNAFKLKDQINKYYYALTSCDWNLDEFLQVNGYINYDSNIKRAHFSLDQKNNYKYCQTEFKLINKNLILVKLITGKKHQIRSVLSFYNHPILNDFRYNGKKINDLKMIYLSAFKIEFKNLEKPLDYLNNKVFIKNPEWISKE, encoded by the coding sequence ATGACAAAATTTGTTGTTAATAAAAACGATCAAAATCAAACCTTATTTAAGTTTTTAAAAAAGACTTTTAAAACTACACCAATTAGTGTGATTTATAAATGAATAAGAAATAAATCTATTAAAATAAATTCTAAAAGAATTAGTGATAAAAATTATTTATTAAAAGTAAATGATATTATTGAAGTTTATGATTCAAATAAACCAATAATTAGAGATCAGTTTAACTATATTAGTAATGTTAATTTAGATATTATTTATGAAGATAATAATATTTTAATAGTTAATAAACCTAATAATTTAGAAATGCATTCAACTTATAATTTGTGTTTAGATGATATGGTTAAATCTTATTTAGTTGATAAAAAAGAATATGATATTTATTTAGAAAATTCTTTTGTGATTTCTCATGTTCACCGTTTAGATAAATTAACTAGTGGATTAGTCATTTATGCTAAAAACAAAATTAGTTCAACTATTTTAACTAATGCATTTAAATTAAAAGATCAAATTAATAAGTATTACTATGCACTAACTAGTTGTGATTGAAATTTAGATGAGTTCTTACAAGTTAATGGTTATATTAATTATGATAGTAACATTAAAAGAGCTCATTTTAGTTTAGATCAAAAAAATAATTATAAATATTGTCAAACCGAGTTTAAACTAATTAATAAAAACTTAATTTTAGTAAAATTAATAACAGGAAAAAAACACCAAATTAGAAGTGTGTTAAGTTTTTATAATCATCCTATATTAAATGATTTTAGATATAATGGTAAAAAGATAAATGATTTGAAAATGATTTATTTATCAGCTTTTAAAATTGAATTTAAAAACTTAGAAAAACCATTAGATTATTTAAATAATAAGGTGTTTATAAAAAACCCAGAATGAATTAGTAAGGAGTAA